The Sandaracinaceae bacterium genome contains a region encoding:
- a CDS encoding methyltransferase domain-containing protein, with amino-acid sequence MEPDEPQTDPAHEEHPQHGHQHHFDDPAQYATAWESPERDAWQQPAVLVAHMDIAPGMRVADVGTGTGYLLRYLSAAVGPSGRVVAIDVERAMVDWVAERARTSGWTNVEPLLAPPTGPGVPDGSLDRAVMVNVYHHIEHREHYARNLLRALVPGGSVLIVETRLDAPDGPPMHFRLPEERVMEELRRAGFDVTLSPYGNVRQYAVLGTRPDR; translated from the coding sequence GACCCGGCTCACGAGGAGCACCCGCAGCACGGTCATCAACATCACTTCGACGACCCCGCTCAATACGCGACCGCGTGGGAGAGCCCCGAGCGGGACGCGTGGCAGCAGCCGGCGGTGCTCGTCGCCCACATGGACATCGCGCCGGGGATGCGTGTGGCCGACGTGGGCACGGGCACGGGTTACCTGCTGCGCTACCTGAGCGCGGCGGTTGGCCCGAGCGGACGCGTGGTCGCCATTGATGTGGAGCGCGCCATGGTGGACTGGGTCGCCGAACGAGCGCGGACGAGCGGGTGGACCAACGTGGAGCCGCTGCTGGCGCCCCCGACGGGCCCGGGGGTTCCGGATGGCTCGCTCGACCGCGCGGTGATGGTGAACGTCTACCACCACATCGAGCACCGCGAGCACTACGCACGGAACCTCCTGCGGGCGCTTGTCCCGGGCGGATCGGTGCTGATCGTGGAGACCCGCCTGGACGCGCCCGACGGTCCGCCGATGCACTTCCGCTTGCCGGAGGAGCGGGTCATGGAGGAGCTCCGCCGCGCGGGGTTCGACGTCACCCTCTCGCCCTATGGGAACGTGCGCCAGTACGCGGTGCTCGGCACACGCCCTGACCGCTGA
- a CDS encoding PQQ-binding-like beta-propeller repeat protein, protein MSRPWRDGELVCSARDGLIYVDIARGVVLRRRSLPGIDRLFPPVEFEGDLLFPYANRASGGLVRFASGTGDVAWKCVRRGQITPTKGHRLLVHERTAVLSVNGGSSLVGVDVDTGETRWSFRAQWLYTPLEVDGSSIIFGTAGGHGRHLRRHDVRTGETEWAVPMKGGCPYYARCGECLVAGDWNGVLRSVRATDGVVVDEARVGPHLAGPPLVVGDRIYVLRWSPDGAGTALLALDV, encoded by the coding sequence GTGTCGCGCCCGTGGCGTGACGGAGAGCTCGTCTGCTCCGCGCGTGATGGGCTCATCTACGTGGACATCGCGCGCGGCGTCGTTCTGCGTCGGCGGAGCCTGCCCGGCATCGACCGGCTGTTCCCACCCGTCGAGTTCGAGGGTGACCTGTTGTTCCCCTACGCGAACCGCGCCAGCGGTGGACTCGTGCGGTTCGCCTCCGGCACGGGCGACGTCGCTTGGAAGTGTGTGCGGCGTGGCCAGATCACCCCGACCAAGGGCCACCGCCTCCTCGTCCACGAGCGCACCGCGGTGCTCAGCGTCAACGGCGGTTCCTCCTTGGTGGGGGTCGACGTCGACACGGGCGAGACGCGCTGGTCGTTTCGAGCGCAGTGGCTCTACACCCCGCTCGAGGTCGACGGGTCGTCCATCATCTTCGGCACCGCGGGCGGCCACGGGCGCCACCTTCGCCGCCACGACGTCCGAACGGGGGAGACCGAGTGGGCCGTCCCGATGAAAGGGGGTTGCCCCTACTACGCGAGGTGCGGCGAATGTCTGGTCGCTGGGGATTGGAACGGAGTCTTGCGCAGCGTGCGCGCGACCGACGGCGTAGTGGTGGACGAGGCGCGCGTGGGACCTCACCTCGCGGGCCCGCCGCTCGTCGTCGGTGACCGCATCTACGTCCTTCGATGGTCGCCCGATGGCGCAGGCACGGCGCTCTTGGCGTTGGATGTGTGA
- a CDS encoding glutamate--tRNA ligase, protein MTAAPVRVRFAPSPSGYLHIGGVRTALYSWLWAKKQGGTFVLRIEDTDAERSTQESVDIILDSMRWLGLTWDEGPDVGGPNGPYRQSERLDIYKEYAEKLIASGHAYRCYATKEEIQAARDAHTATGTKDGFVFESPWRDRTDGDPSEPHAVRFKAPREGSTTFVDQIRGPIEVAHSTLQDFILLRNTGLPLYNFGCVVDDVTMGITLVARGDDHIINTTPQVLIYEALGVPVPAFAHLPMVLGPDGKRFSKRHGAVSVMEYRDLGYLPDAVLNYLARLGWGHGDQEVFTRDELVQLFDWANCGKQAGKYDPKKFLFVQAEHLRMQPDATLAALAQPYLAARGLEVAADDARVLAAMPYIKPRSSLLPDLADNLDYFLRDVPQQDEKAARKFLKPEAAPHLRALADLVQRAEPFDQATLDAAVTAWLEREGLAMKNVAQPARVALSGRSASPGLFEVMDVLGRDVSVQRLLAAAEQAEASGATEAASGPQ, encoded by the coding sequence ATGACCGCCGCCCCCGTCCGCGTCCGCTTCGCTCCCTCTCCCAGTGGCTACCTGCACATCGGCGGGGTGCGCACCGCCCTCTACAGCTGGCTGTGGGCCAAGAAGCAGGGCGGCACGTTCGTGCTGCGCATCGAGGACACCGACGCCGAGCGCAGCACGCAGGAGAGCGTGGACATCATCCTCGACTCCATGCGCTGGCTGGGGCTCACCTGGGACGAGGGCCCCGACGTGGGCGGCCCCAACGGCCCGTACCGGCAGTCCGAGCGCCTCGACATCTACAAGGAGTACGCGGAGAAGCTCATCGCGAGCGGCCACGCCTATCGCTGCTACGCCACCAAGGAGGAGATCCAGGCGGCGCGTGACGCGCACACGGCCACCGGCACCAAGGACGGCTTCGTGTTCGAGAGCCCGTGGCGGGACCGCACCGACGGCGACCCGAGCGAGCCGCACGCCGTGCGCTTCAAGGCGCCGCGCGAGGGCAGCACGACGTTCGTGGACCAGATCCGCGGGCCGATCGAGGTCGCGCACAGCACGCTCCAGGACTTCATCCTGCTGCGCAACACGGGGCTCCCGCTCTACAACTTCGGCTGCGTGGTGGACGACGTGACCATGGGCATCACGCTCGTGGCGCGCGGCGACGACCACATCATCAACACCACGCCGCAGGTGCTGATCTACGAGGCCCTGGGCGTGCCCGTGCCAGCCTTCGCGCACCTGCCCATGGTGCTGGGCCCCGACGGCAAGCGCTTCAGCAAGCGCCACGGCGCCGTGAGCGTCATGGAGTACCGCGACCTCGGCTACCTGCCGGACGCGGTGCTGAACTACCTCGCGCGCCTCGGCTGGGGGCACGGCGACCAGGAGGTCTTCACCCGCGACGAGCTGGTGCAGCTCTTCGACTGGGCCAACTGCGGCAAGCAAGCGGGCAAGTACGACCCGAAGAAGTTCTTGTTCGTGCAGGCCGAGCACCTGCGGATGCAGCCCGACGCGACGCTCGCCGCCCTGGCGCAGCCGTACCTCGCGGCGCGTGGGCTCGAGGTGGCCGCAGACGACGCCCGCGTGCTCGCGGCGATGCCCTACATCAAGCCGCGCAGCAGCCTGCTGCCCGACCTGGCCGACAACCTCGACTACTTCCTGCGCGACGTGCCGCAGCAAGACGAGAAGGCGGCCAGGAAGTTCCTCAAGCCCGAGGCGGCGCCGCACCTGCGCGCGCTGGCGGACCTGGTGCAGCGCGCCGAGCCCTTCGACCAAGCCACGCTGGACGCCGCGGTCACCGCTTGGCTGGAGCGCGAGGGGCTGGCCATGAAGAACGTCGCGCAGCCCGCGCGTGTGGCGCTGAGCGGTCGCTCTGCGAGCCCTGGCTTGTTCGAGGTCATGGACGTACTCGGCCGCGATGTGAGCGTGCAGCGCCTCTTGGCGGCGGCCGAACAGGCTGAAGCGTCGGGCGCGACCGAGGCCGCGAGCGGGCCCCAGTGA
- a CDS encoding CPBP family intramembrane metalloprotease has protein sequence MKLAELHPRRFFLETWQEMDREAAEERAARAQAGLGYDWRPLIALLGSAVLLTLMEYVGNRYWLDQRITDGQPLGWIREWRRSPDAERVAWAWWAGWRVLGYFLVPMVIVRLYGERVRDQGLSTKGLREHVWLYMLCYLVVAVCVAFVSRSPEFTNYYPFYKGANLSWADFLGWELMYAAQFFALEFFFRGWWLKACKAQMGSHAIFVMTAPYVMIHFGKPMLETFGACIAGVVLGTLAMKTRSIWSGFFVHVAVAVSMDLAAMLKTIGLPTTFWPPGS, from the coding sequence GTGAAGCTGGCCGAGCTGCACCCGCGGCGCTTCTTCCTCGAGACCTGGCAGGAGATGGACCGCGAGGCCGCCGAGGAGCGGGCAGCCCGAGCGCAGGCCGGGCTCGGCTACGACTGGCGGCCGCTGATCGCCCTGCTGGGCAGCGCCGTGCTGCTGACGCTGATGGAGTACGTCGGGAACCGCTACTGGCTCGACCAACGCATCACCGACGGCCAGCCGCTCGGGTGGATCCGCGAGTGGCGCCGCTCGCCGGACGCGGAGCGCGTGGCGTGGGCGTGGTGGGCGGGCTGGCGCGTGCTGGGCTACTTCCTCGTCCCCATGGTCATCGTGCGCCTGTACGGAGAGCGCGTCCGCGACCAAGGCCTCTCCACCAAGGGGCTGCGCGAGCACGTGTGGCTGTACATGCTCTGCTACCTGGTGGTGGCCGTGTGCGTGGCCTTCGTCAGCCGCAGCCCCGAGTTCACCAACTACTACCCGTTCTACAAAGGCGCGAACCTCAGCTGGGCGGACTTCCTGGGCTGGGAGCTGATGTACGCCGCGCAGTTCTTCGCGCTGGAGTTCTTCTTCCGCGGCTGGTGGCTGAAGGCGTGCAAGGCGCAGATGGGCAGCCACGCCATCTTCGTCATGACCGCGCCCTACGTGATGATCCACTTCGGCAAGCCCATGCTGGAGACCTTCGGCGCGTGCATCGCGGGCGTCGTGCTCGGGACACTGGCCATGAAGACGCGCTCGATCTGGTCCGGCTTTTTTGTGCACGTCGCCGTGGCCGTGAGCATGGACCTAGCCGCCATGCTCAAGACCATCGGCCTGCCCACCACGTTCTGGCCACCGGGTAGCTGA
- a CDS encoding isopenicillin N synthase family oxygenase, which produces MNQVPTLDVRELREGDATGFVRDLHASLREFGFVTFVGHGVDEGVTEPAYEALRAFFALPEEVKRGYHIPGGGGARGYTAFGVEAAKDAQHPDLKEFWHVGREFAPDSPFHGTEPENVWPQEVPGFKAATLALYQALDALGVDILRAIALGLGLTERFFDDVVDHGNSVLRPIHYPPLPKPCPPGVRAAAHEDINLITLLVCSDAPGLELLRRDGAWLPLGTEQGMIAMNVGDMLQRLTNHVLPSTTHRVTNPPEPWASQARTSIPFFLHPNSEYVIRTLPECVSDENPDRYPEPITADAYLTQRLIEIGLIK; this is translated from the coding sequence GTGAATCAAGTGCCGACGCTGGATGTGCGCGAGCTGCGCGAAGGGGACGCCACGGGCTTCGTGCGCGACCTACACGCCTCGCTGCGCGAGTTCGGGTTCGTGACCTTCGTGGGGCACGGCGTGGACGAGGGGGTCACCGAGCCTGCCTACGAGGCCCTGCGCGCGTTCTTCGCGCTGCCCGAGGAGGTCAAGCGCGGCTACCACATCCCGGGAGGTGGTGGCGCCCGCGGCTACACGGCGTTCGGCGTGGAGGCCGCGAAAGACGCGCAGCACCCCGACCTGAAAGAGTTCTGGCACGTGGGCCGCGAGTTCGCGCCCGACAGCCCGTTCCACGGCACCGAGCCCGAGAACGTTTGGCCCCAGGAGGTGCCGGGCTTCAAGGCGGCCACGCTCGCCCTCTACCAGGCGCTGGACGCGCTCGGCGTGGACATCCTGCGGGCCATCGCGCTCGGCCTGGGGCTCACGGAGCGCTTCTTCGACGACGTGGTGGACCACGGCAACAGCGTGTTGCGGCCCATTCACTATCCGCCGCTGCCCAAGCCGTGTCCGCCGGGTGTGCGGGCCGCCGCGCACGAGGACATCAACCTCATCACGCTGCTGGTGTGCAGCGACGCTCCCGGGCTCGAGCTGCTACGGCGCGATGGCGCGTGGCTCCCGCTGGGCACCGAGCAGGGCATGATCGCGATGAACGTGGGGGACATGCTGCAGCGCCTGACCAACCACGTGCTGCCGAGCACCACGCACCGCGTCACCAACCCCCCCGAGCCGTGGGCCAGCCAGGCGCGCACCAGCATTCCGTTCTTCCTGCACCCGAACTCCGAGTACGTGATCCGCACGCTGCCAGAGTGCGTGAGCGACGAGAACCCGGACCGCTACCCAGAGCCCATCACGGCCGACGCGTACCTCACGCAGCGGCTGATCGAGATCGGGCTCATCAAGTAG